GACGTTGTTGCGGTTTCGACTGAACATCGCAGTCACATTCACGTCGAGATCCTCCTTACGGACGACGACGCCGCGAACCATCACCTCGATTCCCTTGTTCGTCAACTGACCCACGTTCTCGATCCTCGTCGAAGCCCCTGTCGACGGTGACAACACTCGCGAAAGCAGCAGATCGTCGACGGTCTGATCGTAGTACGTAAACTCGACACCAATGCGGTTCTTGACTATCGAGAAGTCCGCTCCCACCTCGAGCTCCTTCTGCGTCTCGGGCTTGATATCCGCATTACCCAGTGACGTCGACGGGATGAGACCCGTCTGGCCGCCGAACGAAACCGGATTGTAGTTGGTGAAACGCTCGAAGGGTCCGATACCCGTCAGGTTACCTGACTTGCCCCACGAGGCTCTGAGTTTGAAGGTCCCGATTGCATCCGAGAGACCATCCCAGAACGACTCTTCGGACAACACCCATGCACCACTGACTTTCGGATAGAACTGGGTGTTGTTGTCCTCGCCAAAGACCGAGGAACCGTCGATACGGCCCGCACCGGTCAGAAAGATCCGATCGCGATACCCGAAGGTCTGCTGGATATATCCACCCCGCACGGCGCGCTCTGAAACGAAATCGGAGCTCGCCACAATGGTACCGCCGTCAATCGTCTGAACGATCGGTCCGAGGTTGTTCGCCTCGTTGATAATGGACTCGGCCTTGTCATACTGATACGTCCCACCAACAGCGGTCGTCGATTCCACATCATCCGTAATCGGGGTCGCATACTTCACGTTGAGGTCGATGTTGTACAGCTTTCGCGTGATGTCTCCTCGTCTCGTGAAGCCGTTCGGCACAGCGACGCCGCCCACGGGCTTGAATCCACGTGACACCTGGCCGTAGGTGTCATAGCCCGTGATGAGATCAACGGACAGACCCTCGTAGGGAGTCAAGTTCAGGTTGACACTACCGGTGAACCGGTTGATCTCCTGGGTAAACTCATACGTATCGATCACCTCAAACGGGTTGCCGAAGAAGGCATTACCAGTCCCTGGCGCTGAGTAGTTGCCCAGTTCATCCGGCTCGGCCGAACCATTGTGCGGCAGGAACTGGATGGTCGTGATCGCGCCGTCAAAGAAGCTCTCGCCACCCGTCGGAATGTCGTTGCTGAAGCTTCGCGTGACGTTGGTGCCCACGTTCACAAACGCCCAGTCCGACAGCGTCTGGCCGACATTCACGCGGAGGGTCGTACGCTGGAAATCCGAGTTGCGAATGATCCCTTCGTTGAACTTGTGAGAACCGGAGATATAGTAACTGGTGCGGTCGCTTCCACCCGATACCGAGACGAACTGATCCGTACCATATCCCTCGTCGAAGATGTAGTCCTGGTAGTCGAACCGCTCGACCGGACGCGTCGCCAGGTTCGTGTTGTCGGTGGGATCGACCCACTCGACCGGAGAGTCGTTGACCTTCACCGTCTTACGCACCTGACTCATCATCACGGACGTCGAGTAGGT
The Rhodothermales bacterium DNA segment above includes these coding regions:
- a CDS encoding SusC/RagA family TonB-linked outer membrane protein; protein product: MYGSRASNGVVQIFTKRGKSGAPTVTYSTSVMMSQVRKTVKVNDSPVEWVDPTDNTNLATRPVERFDYQDYIFDEGYGTDQFVSVSGGSDRTSYYISGSHKFNEGIIRNSDFQRTTLRVNVGQTLSDWAFVNVGTNVTRSFSNDIPTGGESFFDGAITTIQFLPHNGSAEPDELGNYSAPGTGNAFFGNPFEVIDTYEFTQEINRFTGSVNLNLTPYEGLSVDLITGYDTYGQVSRGFKPVGGVAVPNGFTRRGDITRKLYNIDLNVKYATPITDDVESTTAVGGTYQYDKAESIINEANNLGPIVQTIDGGTIVASSDFVSERAVRGGYIQQTFGYRDRIFLTGAGRIDGSSVFGEDNNTQFYPKVSGAWVLSEESFWDGLSDAIGTFKLRASWGKSGNLTGIGPFERFTNYNPVSFGGQTGLIPSTSLGNADIKPETQKELEVGADFSIVKNRIGVEFTYYDQTVDDLLLSRVLSPSTGASTRIENVGQLTNKGIEVMVRGVVVRKEDLDVNVTAMFSRNRNNVTSLAGGSRFGIGGFSSQYAIEDQPLGVFYWRAYARDDNGDILLTPGGLPQAERGDQALQIACETGDTSICDPNDSSIRRDSDGNLTGAQRDASGQPTGGLLRLVVGDPNPDWTGSLITDVNYKQWGFRMQWDAVQGGDIMNWNRRNFDRHNYRGGYDYGLEEQGLVTKGTANAKGSGLILEEYVEDGSFIKLREIAVSYTLMPKTRVLRSVRLTLSGRNLLSIDDYKNYDPEVTISGRNTGVRGFDFGTVPIPRTYSLGATLTF